The window ATTACATGGTTATTCGTTACAACATAAGCTGTATCACCATCTTTTTTATAGATAACCCCACTACCTTCACTTTGGGTTTGTAGATTAGAATCCTTGGAGCCAGATGAAGAACCACCTGAGTTATCACCAGAATTTCCTTGTAAGATTCCATTTTGTGAGCTTGCCATATTAATAACTGAAACAACTGAATCTTCAACTTTAGCTACAGCCTCGGTTGTATCCGTTGTAACATTTGCAGAAACGTTTGTCGTCTTGACATTTTTTGTAGTGTTTACAGTGCCAGTATTGGTATTTCCAGTATTATCTTGAGTTTGAGTGTATCCATAGAAAGCACCACCACCCACTAGAAGCATCACTAATCCACCAACTAAACCGCCGACTAATCCGCTCTTAAAGCTGCTTTTTTTAGGTACTGGAGGTTGTGGATTCCCATTATCATTTCTAGGAGGTCTTCCATTTCCACCACCACCAACTGTTCCTGCTGGTTTTTGTGTTGTTTTTTTACGAGTTTCCATCTTTTCAGGTGTTACTGGCGCAACAGGCTCTGGTCTCAGATTTTCAGTTGGTGCTACCGTTGGCTCTACTGGTATGTTAGGTACTGCATTTTCAACTGCACGACTTGCTACAGGCATGATTGGTTCTTCTATGATACTCTCTTCATTTAATGCATCTGTTAACTCTTTTCTTTCTGCTACAATTTTTTCTTCCGGGTGATTCATTTCATTTTCGCTTGTATATTCATCAAAAGTTTCATTGGTCATGCCTGAACTTGCCAAATCTTCTGTTGAAAATTCTTGCTCAACTGCATGACTTTCTTCGTTTGAAATTAATTTTCCATTTTCATCATATCTCATTTTATCATTCACCTCGTTATTATTTTAGACTGCTTTTCTATACTTCTTAGTTTACTAGTTAAATTTGAATTTTTTATGAAAATATTGGGATAAAATCTTATCCTTTTCATAATCATTTTACCATAAATTTGAATTTTTTATGGGAATCAAGCGTTTAATTTAAAATAAAAAAACAAAGTAAACTAAATGATGCTTTGTTTACTTTGTTTTCATTTAATTTAAACAATAAATAGCGGTGCAGCTTTATCAGGATCTGTATCATAGATTTCAAATTGATCCTCAACACCAGTATTTTTTTCTCTTAAAATATTCACAGCTGTCATATGAGCCAACTCTTTCAAATTATTCTCACGACTTAAATGTCCTAAATAAATGCGTTTTGTTGCATTACCTAAAACTTCGGCCATTGCAATTGCTCCATCTTCATTGGAAAGATGCCCTTTATCGCCTAAAATACGTTGCTTTAATGACCACGGATACGCGCCCATTCGTAGCATCTCTAAATCATGATTGCTTTCAAAGAGATACGCATCTGCATTTTCAACAACGCCACGCATACGATCATTTACATAACCAGTATCCGTAATCATTGCAAAGCGCTTATTATTTTTATGGAAAGAATAAAATTGAGGAGCTATTGCATCATGAGAAACACCAAAACTTTCAATATCAATATCACCAATGGATAACGTAGTTCCCATCTCAAAGATATGCTTTTGCTCATTTTTTACTTCACCAATAATTGGAGACATTGCTTGCCAAGTCTTCTCATTAGCATAAACATCCATTTTATATTTGCGGGCTAAAACCCCTACACCATGAATATGATCACGATGTTCATGAGTGACTAAAATTCCATCAACATCTGCAATATCACGATTAATCTGCTTCAATAATTCAGTTACTTTTTTACCACTTAAACCACTATCTACTAGTAATTTTTTCTTCCCTGATTCTATATAGGTAACATTCCCCGAGCTTCCGCTAGCAAGAATGCTGACTTTTAACGCGTCTGTACTTTCTGTAATCATAATATAGTAGGGCCTCCTCTATCATCCATCCCATTTTACAACAAATAAGATGAGAATAAAAGCCCAGCTCCTTCAAATTTAATAAATAAAAATAGAGTATTGTGAAAAAATTACACTGCCAAGAATCTTTCAATCTGGCAATGTAATCTTTAAAAATCTTGCTATTCTAATTCAATAATATCCTCTTGTTTAGTTGAG is drawn from Carnobacterium gallinarum DSM 4847 and contains these coding sequences:
- a CDS encoding MBL fold metallo-hydrolase — its product is MITESTDALKVSILASGSSGNVTYIESGKKKLLVDSGLSGKKVTELLKQINRDIADVDGILVTHEHRDHIHGVGVLARKYKMDVYANEKTWQAMSPIIGEVKNEQKHIFEMGTTLSIGDIDIESFGVSHDAIAPQFYSFHKNNKRFAMITDTGYVNDRMRGVVENADAYLFESNHDLEMLRMGAYPWSLKQRILGDKGHLSNEDGAIAMAEVLGNATKRIYLGHLSRENNLKELAHMTAVNILREKNTGVEDQFEIYDTDPDKAAPLFIV